A genomic region of Terriglobia bacterium contains the following coding sequences:
- a CDS encoding beta/gamma crystallin domain-containing protein, which yields MKIIWMVRLPFLLFLLTAALCTAQSVPRNGACFYRDTNYRGMFFCVQAGESLEVLPSGFKDAIRSIRIQGNGQVMIYNDDRYAGANAALRSDVPDLRMLPMSNDPGRNWAERISSLQVSQSEGRNRDWNYSWGNGQARSGTGACFFDDTNFRGRSFCIDRGQAINNLPSGFNDRIQSIRVIGDSEVQMFNDNNFSGAAARTSRDVADLRAWRIPDDPSKNWGGRISSLRVDSPGRGQRWDNVGGYRDNVNDDRRQGYDRNLVRCNSQPGERQRYCGTPGYASEAYMINSSGTCRKNVTWGIDDGRLWVANGCSAEFQVR from the coding sequence ATGAAAATCATATGGATGGTCAGACTTCCGTTCCTCCTATTCTTGTTGACCGCCGCCCTATGTACAGCTCAAAGTGTTCCGCGTAACGGTGCATGTTTCTATCGCGACACCAACTATCGTGGGATGTTCTTCTGCGTCCAGGCTGGTGAATCACTCGAAGTTCTGCCTTCTGGCTTCAAGGACGCCATCCGTTCCATTCGCATCCAGGGCAATGGACAAGTGATGATCTACAATGACGACCGCTATGCGGGTGCAAACGCAGCGCTGCGCAGCGACGTCCCGGATCTCCGTATGTTGCCGATGTCGAATGATCCTGGTCGCAATTGGGCCGAACGCATCTCATCATTGCAGGTGAGCCAGTCCGAAGGACGCAATCGTGACTGGAATTACAGTTGGGGCAATGGACAAGCCAGGAGTGGGACGGGAGCCTGCTTCTTCGATGACACTAATTTCCGCGGCCGCAGCTTTTGCATTGATCGCGGCCAGGCAATTAACAATCTCCCGTCTGGATTCAACGATCGCATCCAGTCCATCCGTGTCATCGGCGACTCGGAGGTCCAGATGTTCAACGACAACAACTTCTCCGGTGCCGCTGCTCGCACAAGTCGCGACGTTGCCGACTTGCGTGCGTGGAGGATTCCCGATGATCCCTCAAAGAACTGGGGTGGCCGAATATCTTCCTTGCGAGTGGACTCGCCGGGCCGGGGCCAGCGCTGGGACAATGTTGGGGGCTATCGCGATAATGTTAACGACGATCGCCGTCAAGGCTATGATCGCAACCTGGTCCGATGCAATTCGCAACCCGGGGAACGGCAGCGTTACTGCGGCACTCCAGGTTATGCCAGCGAGGCCTACATGATTAATTCGTCTGGGACATGCCGCAAGAACGTCACTTGGGGTATCGACGATGGCCGTCTCTGGGTTGCTAACGGCTGCTCGGCCGAATTTCAAGTCCGCTAG
- a CDS encoding carbohydrate kinase — protein MTKPALMVGLGEVLWDILPSGKVLGGAPANFAYMTNVLGDQGIVASRVGEDDLGREARKVMEGLGLNTAHLQSDPEHKTGTASVVIDRDGQPTFTISEFVSWDFLQWTPEWDELSGKADVICFGSLAQRAPTSAATIERFLQNAPEDALRICDVNLRQSFYNLELLRKSFRHAHILKLNEHELFEVSSLFTLGAGSDETLAKRLLRECALRLVCVTRGARGSLLISADQTVAHAGFHVKVADSVGAGDAFTACLAHEYLRGRSLEEMSQAANRFASWVATQTGATPPISPTQLHNILTGVEIPSEADLLGGTAAKATEQEAP, from the coding sequence ATGACAAAACCAGCGCTCATGGTCGGGTTGGGAGAAGTGCTATGGGACATATTGCCGTCGGGAAAAGTCCTGGGCGGTGCACCCGCGAATTTCGCTTACATGACCAATGTGCTGGGGGATCAGGGGATCGTTGCGAGCCGAGTTGGTGAAGATGATCTTGGCCGCGAGGCCCGCAAGGTCATGGAAGGACTTGGGCTCAACACTGCGCATCTTCAGAGCGACCCTGAACATAAAACCGGAACTGCCAGTGTGGTTATTGATCGTGACGGCCAGCCAACTTTTACCATCAGTGAGTTTGTCTCTTGGGATTTTCTGCAATGGACGCCAGAATGGGATGAACTCTCTGGAAAAGCCGATGTAATCTGCTTTGGTTCACTGGCCCAGCGAGCGCCAACGTCTGCTGCCACTATCGAGCGCTTCCTGCAGAATGCACCCGAAGACGCGCTACGCATATGCGACGTCAACCTGCGCCAGTCGTTCTACAACTTGGAACTACTGAGGAAATCATTCCGGCACGCCCACATCCTTAAGCTCAATGAACACGAGTTGTTTGAGGTCTCATCATTATTCACCTTGGGCGCGGGTAGCGACGAAACGCTTGCAAAACGGTTGCTGCGCGAGTGTGCTTTGCGGTTGGTTTGTGTAACCAGGGGCGCTCGCGGCAGTTTGCTAATCTCGGCCGACCAGACGGTGGCACATGCTGGTTTTCACGTGAAGGTTGCCGACTCTGTCGGTGCAGGTGACGCTTTTACCGCCTGTCTTGCTCATGAGTACCTGCGTGGTCGCAGTTTGGAGGAGATGAGTCAAGCTGCCAATCGATTCGCATCGTGGGTCGCGACGCAGACTGGCGCAACCCCGCCAATTAGCCCAACGCAGCTGCACAACATCTTGACAGGCGTCGAGATTCCTTCAGAAGCGGATCTTCTGGGCGGTACCGCGGCAAAGGCGACCGAACAGGAGGCGCCGTGA
- a CDS encoding tannase/feruloyl esterase family alpha/beta hydrolase, whose translation MPIAAGSTEPNPWGQGHSAALPAYCRVDGVINRRTGVGGEEFGINFALAMPDTWNGDFLMQGGGGGNGVVLPPLGLVAAGSTPALLRGFAVVSTDTGHKSHRGPFDFDFMRDQQAYLDFAYLANAQVAELAKQLISQHYGRPARYSYFAGCSTGGREGMILSQRYPRLFDGIISGDPAMRTGFSNLAIGKWIPIAFNQIAPKDNDGKPIISQSITDDDRKLVVDALLKRCDAKDGLVDGMISDPLDCDFDPAELTCKGENTESCLSSGKVAAIKKAMGGPKTSEGVQVYPGFLYDTGITAVGPIRGILSPGPGIFGPATTAMAVDVEKEALAAGQPLVDSMSTNLTTFAAHGGKLIFYHGDSDPWFSPLDTFGYFRDMTAANGGLDAVSKWGQFYFVPGMSHCGGGPGLDQFDLLSAMVDWVEKGATPKSVVATGKAFPGRSRPLCPYPKHAQYKGFGDVQDANNFECR comes from the coding sequence GTGCCGATAGCGGCAGGTTCCACCGAGCCCAATCCATGGGGCCAAGGTCACAGCGCAGCTCTTCCCGCATATTGCCGGGTGGATGGTGTAATCAATCGCCGAACCGGCGTTGGGGGTGAGGAGTTCGGGATCAATTTCGCTTTGGCGATGCCGGATACATGGAATGGCGACTTCCTCATGCAGGGTGGAGGCGGGGGAAATGGCGTTGTGCTGCCGCCGCTTGGGCTCGTCGCCGCTGGTAGTACGCCAGCACTCCTCCGGGGATTCGCTGTGGTCAGCACAGATACCGGTCACAAAAGCCACCGAGGCCCATTCGATTTTGACTTCATGCGGGACCAGCAGGCCTATCTGGATTTTGCATATCTTGCAAATGCCCAAGTGGCAGAGCTTGCGAAGCAACTAATCTCACAGCATTACGGCAGACCTGCTCGTTATTCTTATTTCGCGGGGTGTTCCACGGGCGGCCGTGAAGGAATGATTCTTTCGCAGCGCTATCCGAGGCTTTTCGACGGCATCATTTCTGGGGACCCTGCGATGCGCACCGGCTTCTCCAACTTGGCGATCGGAAAATGGATTCCCATTGCATTTAACCAGATCGCGCCAAAAGACAATGATGGAAAGCCCATCATTTCTCAGTCCATTACAGACGATGATCGGAAATTGGTCGTCGATGCGCTCCTGAAAAGGTGCGATGCCAAAGATGGCCTGGTCGACGGCATGATTTCCGATCCACTCGACTGCGATTTCGATCCGGCAGAACTGACGTGCAAGGGAGAGAACACAGAATCTTGCCTGAGCAGCGGAAAAGTTGCAGCGATCAAGAAGGCTATGGGTGGTCCAAAGACGTCTGAGGGCGTCCAGGTATATCCTGGGTTCCTGTACGACACTGGAATCACTGCCGTTGGTCCGATCCGTGGAATTCTCTCCCCGGGACCGGGAATCTTTGGACCAGCTACAACTGCGATGGCCGTCGACGTAGAGAAAGAAGCGCTGGCGGCTGGCCAGCCGCTCGTTGATTCGATGTCCACGAACCTAACGACTTTTGCTGCTCACGGTGGGAAACTCATCTTCTACCACGGCGACAGCGACCCATGGTTTTCGCCACTCGATACGTTCGGCTATTTCAGAGACATGACAGCGGCCAATGGCGGACTCGATGCAGTGTCGAAGTGGGGCCAGTTTTATTTCGTCCCAGGAATGTCCCATTGCGGCGGCGGCCCGGGATTGGATCAGTTTGATTTACTGAGTGCGATGGTGGACTGGGTAGAAAAAGGCGCAACGCCGAAATCAGTTGTGGCAACGGGCAAAGCCTTTCCTGGACGCAGTCGTCCCCTGTGCCCCTATCCTAAGCATGCACAATATAAGGGATTCGGTGATGTCCAGGATGCGAACAACTTCGAATGCCGTTGA
- a CDS encoding SGNH/GDSL hydrolase family protein, with protein MSNQFGSTGLTIGAAHIALVAQGPKIVPGSDHELTFSGRKTVTIPPGAPILSDPVELKVSPFAEVAVSLYFPEKTNSSTVHFWAQHETYISGTGDFTAKPELPDATTTTSWYFLSDLEVWAPKRNAAIVAFGDSITDGVGAKQGDYTDWPDTLAKRMGDAEKGATTFAVLNEGIGGNRVLHDGAGVSALARFDRDVLAQPGVVDLIVLEGINDIGWPNIKPRPSKDGSTPKELPFAHQVVSAEDIIAGLQQIIERAHQHGIRVFGATLTPFEGADYYTAEGEATREAVNHWIRTSGAFDGVFDFDAAVRDPSHPSRFREDYQSGDHLHPSAAGYKAMVGAINLSTLTTTKRAQVRRGSSGH; from the coding sequence TTGTCGAATCAATTCGGAAGTACGGGACTCACTATCGGTGCCGCCCACATTGCATTAGTAGCGCAGGGTCCAAAGATTGTGCCTGGTTCGGATCATGAACTGACCTTTAGCGGAAGAAAAACGGTGACGATTCCCCCAGGTGCACCGATCTTAAGTGACCCGGTCGAGCTAAAAGTCTCTCCATTCGCGGAAGTTGCCGTCAGTCTCTATTTTCCCGAGAAAACAAACTCTTCGACGGTGCATTTCTGGGCACAACACGAAACGTACATTTCGGGAACAGGCGATTTCACAGCAAAGCCCGAACTGCCAGATGCGACCACAACCACCTCATGGTACTTTCTGTCCGATCTTGAGGTATGGGCGCCAAAACGGAACGCGGCGATTGTAGCTTTTGGAGACTCCATTACGGATGGAGTTGGTGCCAAGCAAGGCGATTACACTGATTGGCCAGACACTCTGGCGAAACGCATGGGAGATGCCGAGAAGGGTGCCACGACTTTTGCCGTCCTTAACGAGGGCATCGGAGGGAATCGTGTATTGCATGATGGCGCCGGAGTCAGTGCGCTTGCGCGCTTCGACCGAGACGTACTGGCGCAACCTGGAGTTGTTGATCTCATTGTCCTTGAAGGCATCAACGACATCGGATGGCCAAACATAAAGCCACGTCCGTCCAAGGATGGCAGTACTCCTAAGGAGTTGCCGTTTGCTCACCAGGTGGTGAGCGCAGAAGACATAATCGCCGGATTACAGCAGATCATCGAACGCGCTCATCAACACGGAATCAGGGTATTCGGGGCCACGCTGACGCCGTTCGAGGGGGCCGATTACTACACGGCGGAAGGCGAAGCGACGCGCGAAGCGGTGAACCACTGGATCCGCACCAGTGGCGCCTTTGATGGAGTGTTCGACTTTGATGCCGCTGTGCGAGATCCGAGTCATCCGTCGCGCTTCCGTGAAGACTATCAATCCGGTGATCATCTCCACCCCAGCGCCGCAGGTTATAAGGCGATGGTCGGTGCAATCAATCTCTCGACGCTCACCACTACAAAACGCGCCCAAGTACGACGCGGTAGTTCCGGACATTAG
- a CDS encoding dihydrodipicolinate synthase family protein — protein sequence MKPKYPLSGVVVSLNTPFDWSGKIDFESMARSIEMHLREGASGFLAPAHAGEVTALTIDERIEIIRFVRQCIGTRAEFIACATTGTQEGSSTIIRAALKAECQSVLVEIPKKYRSDRNAAIQFCRSIAQIGAPMLAIQDLDWDGFGLPVEWILELFEVVDSFRCLKVEVRPAGPKYTQVIEATSGQLTVAGGWAADQMIEALDRGVDIFMPTAMTRMYSLIVSNHRAKNREDAVRAFHTILPVLAFTRQHLDISIQFYKQLFVRRGIFSTPATRKTCLPYDGYHQRYGEELIEYLGRVEAAILNRQTVATKLTR from the coding sequence ATGAAACCTAAGTATCCTCTGAGCGGTGTCGTGGTGAGCCTTAATACGCCGTTCGATTGGTCCGGCAAGATCGACTTTGAATCCATGGCTCGCTCCATCGAGATGCACCTGCGCGAAGGCGCTTCGGGATTCCTCGCCCCAGCTCACGCGGGTGAGGTCACAGCGCTGACAATAGATGAGCGAATCGAGATCATTCGGTTTGTTCGGCAATGTATCGGGACTCGCGCTGAGTTCATTGCTTGCGCAACAACTGGAACGCAAGAAGGGAGTTCTACAATCATCCGAGCTGCATTGAAAGCCGAGTGCCAGTCAGTACTCGTTGAAATTCCGAAAAAGTATCGCTCGGACCGGAATGCGGCGATCCAATTCTGTCGTTCGATCGCGCAGATCGGGGCGCCGATGCTCGCCATTCAAGATCTGGATTGGGATGGATTTGGCTTACCGGTGGAATGGATTCTGGAACTCTTTGAAGTGGTCGACTCGTTCCGATGCTTGAAAGTGGAAGTGCGTCCCGCCGGCCCCAAGTATACCCAAGTAATAGAGGCGACAAGTGGTCAGTTGACAGTGGCGGGTGGCTGGGCTGCCGACCAAATGATTGAGGCGCTTGATCGCGGCGTCGATATTTTCATGCCTACCGCAATGACTCGAATGTACTCGCTCATAGTCAGCAATCATCGCGCTAAAAATCGCGAAGACGCCGTAAGAGCGTTTCACACGATCCTTCCAGTGCTGGCTTTCACCCGCCAGCACCTCGACATTTCGATCCAGTTCTATAAGCAGCTATTTGTTCGTCGTGGCATATTCTCCACGCCCGCGACCCGCAAAACGTGCTTACCATATGACGGCTATCACCAGCGCTACGGTGAGGAGCTAATTGAGTATCTCGGACGAGTGGAGGCCGCGATACTAAACCGGCAGACCGTAGCCACTAAGTTGACCAGGTGA
- a CDS encoding carboxylesterase family protein, producing MRKCSVVLLTTALVTCSFAQLKQPVRTESGLVSGVPGKDAAITAFKGIPYAAPPVGKLRWAAPRPAKHWQGVRKADHFTEGCPQNFPKLGTPMNEDCLYLNVWTPAKSSSAALPVIVWIHGGGLVVGAAREPLFDGDELAKKGIVVVTLDYRLGVLGFFAHPDLTKESPHHASGDYGFLDELAALKWIHHNIAAFGGDPNKVTIFGQSAGALSVNALVASPLAKGLFRAGISESGGVGAGFGRTKMPSLEESEKAGIEFAKSMGAGSLDALRAMPAQKLLQDSRFPEPNVDGWFFPESIEAIYKSGKQNKLPMLLGSNSDEGQHFIRSVLSASDFAERARKDYGTDADKFLKLYPSDSDQSAKVSQQHEFADEAALTERNLAGYVVRGGAKAYLYYFAYLDTGGYNSEPPSLGLTLGADHGAELPYVFGLLSHWNATVPENDLKLQGIVMSYWTNFVKTLNPNGAGLPDWKSYKENDDAVMILDQKVGMQTHPRAAQLDFLNTHVAQ from the coding sequence ATGAGAAAGTGCTCGGTGGTTTTACTCACAACTGCTCTGGTCACCTGCTCTTTCGCACAACTGAAGCAACCGGTGCGTACGGAAAGCGGGCTTGTGAGCGGAGTTCCGGGAAAAGACGCAGCGATAACTGCATTCAAAGGGATACCGTATGCCGCACCGCCCGTCGGGAAATTGCGGTGGGCGGCACCCCGCCCTGCCAAGCATTGGCAAGGAGTGCGCAAGGCTGACCACTTCACAGAGGGCTGCCCGCAAAACTTTCCTAAATTGGGCACTCCGATGAATGAAGACTGTTTGTATTTGAACGTCTGGACACCGGCTAAGTCGAGCAGCGCGGCACTGCCCGTCATAGTCTGGATTCATGGCGGGGGACTAGTTGTTGGTGCTGCCCGCGAGCCTCTCTTCGACGGCGATGAACTAGCAAAAAAGGGAATTGTTGTCGTAACACTGGACTATCGCCTGGGCGTCCTTGGCTTCTTCGCTCACCCAGATCTTACGAAGGAGTCACCTCACCACGCTTCGGGTGATTACGGTTTTCTCGACGAACTGGCCGCCCTAAAGTGGATACACCACAACATCGCTGCTTTCGGTGGCGATCCCAACAAGGTCACGATATTCGGACAGTCCGCAGGAGCATTGTCGGTAAATGCGTTAGTGGCCAGTCCTCTTGCGAAAGGACTCTTCCGCGCAGGAATTAGTGAAAGCGGGGGAGTTGGAGCGGGATTCGGCCGTACCAAGATGCCGTCTCTGGAAGAGAGTGAAAAAGCTGGCATCGAGTTCGCGAAATCTATGGGTGCCGGTTCTCTGGACGCACTGAGGGCGATGCCAGCACAAAAGCTGTTACAAGACAGCCGGTTTCCCGAACCAAATGTCGACGGCTGGTTTTTTCCTGAGTCTATCGAGGCGATCTACAAGAGTGGCAAGCAGAACAAGTTGCCGATGCTTCTGGGGTCGAATTCCGACGAGGGGCAGCATTTCATTCGGTCAGTGCTATCTGCCAGTGACTTCGCGGAGCGTGCCCGAAAAGACTATGGAACCGATGCCGACAAGTTTCTAAAGCTATATCCGAGCGACTCCGACCAGTCTGCAAAGGTATCGCAGCAACATGAGTTCGCGGACGAAGCTGCGCTCACGGAGCGTAATTTGGCGGGGTATGTGGTTCGAGGTGGAGCAAAAGCCTATCTTTATTATTTCGCCTACTTAGATACGGGGGGATACAACAGTGAGCCGCCAAGTCTCGGACTCACCTTGGGAGCGGATCACGGTGCAGAACTTCCATACGTGTTCGGGCTACTGAGCCACTGGAACGCGACGGTTCCGGAGAACGACCTCAAACTACAAGGCATTGTCATGTCGTACTGGACGAACTTCGTCAAAACGCTCAATCCGAATGGCGCCGGGTTACCAGACTGGAAATCTTATAAGGAAAACGATGATGCAGTGATGATCCTCGATCAGAAGGTTGGGATGCAGACTCATCCGCGTGCCGCGCAACTCGATTTTCTGAACACCCATGTTGCGCAGTAG
- a CDS encoding lmo0937 family membrane protein — MLWTIFVILLILWLLGFSFHVGGALIHLLIVLAVIVLVFNLLRGRRGTA, encoded by the coding sequence ATGCTCTGGACAATTTTCGTGATTCTTCTGATTCTTTGGCTCCTAGGGTTCAGCTTTCACGTGGGCGGAGCGCTGATCCACCTGTTGATTGTCCTGGCGGTAATCGTCCTCGTCTTTAACTTGTTAAGGGGGCGCCGAGGAACGGCGTAG
- a CDS encoding alpha/beta hydrolase-fold protein, giving the protein MRKLGQTIVLIALLIATCWAQSPGSHPASTNIPGAQFPRINPDRSVTFRVQADQAQKVQLLMELGQSTYDMVKGADGIWEVTTKPLLPGFHYYAISADGFASNDPGSRVFFAARKEVSGLEVPGPESDFFAVKDVPHGTVRTEWYFSKTTGQTRRIFVYTPPGYDSSSRRYPVLYLQHGWGEDEAGWSDQGHENFILDNLIAAGKAKPMIIVNENGMTDVHFEPPPPPPHGADKAAPPPPRAVSHFFMDERYTTFDKILTSDLIPFIDAHYRTIPDRTHRALAGLSMGGAQAMRVGLNHLDTFAYIGAFSPAIAITDTKKDYDGVLADPAKVNRQLRLLWLGIGSDDFLFNAVHESHENLEKAGIKHVWVVSSGSHVWTVWRKYLADFAPRLFQ; this is encoded by the coding sequence ATGCGTAAACTCGGACAAACAATCGTACTGATCGCGCTTTTAATCGCCACATGCTGGGCACAGAGCCCTGGTTCACATCCGGCCTCGACGAACATTCCCGGCGCGCAGTTCCCACGCATCAACCCGGACCGGAGCGTGACCTTCCGAGTGCAGGCCGATCAAGCGCAGAAAGTACAATTACTGATGGAGTTGGGGCAATCCACCTATGACATGGTCAAAGGCGCCGATGGAATTTGGGAGGTAACAACCAAGCCTCTGCTGCCTGGGTTCCATTACTACGCGATCTCTGCGGATGGTTTTGCCTCCAATGATCCCGGAAGCAGGGTGTTCTTCGCCGCTAGGAAGGAAGTCAGCGGACTGGAGGTTCCGGGCCCCGAATCAGATTTCTTTGCGGTTAAGGATGTACCGCATGGTACGGTCCGCACGGAGTGGTACTTCTCTAAGACAACAGGACAGACCAGAAGAATCTTTGTGTATACGCCGCCGGGGTATGACAGCTCTAGTAGGCGCTATCCAGTTTTGTATCTGCAGCATGGATGGGGCGAAGACGAGGCAGGCTGGAGCGATCAGGGGCACGAAAACTTCATATTGGACAACCTGATCGCGGCGGGGAAAGCCAAGCCGATGATCATCGTCAATGAGAACGGTATGACGGATGTCCACTTTGAGCCGCCACCCCCGCCTCCACACGGGGCCGACAAGGCCGCACCGCCACCTCCACGAGCGGTGTCGCACTTCTTCATGGATGAACGTTACACAACGTTCGACAAGATTCTGACAAGCGATCTCATTCCATTCATCGATGCGCATTACCGGACGATACCTGACCGCACTCACAGGGCGTTGGCCGGACTCTCGATGGGGGGAGCTCAGGCCATGCGCGTGGGACTAAATCACCTCGATACGTTTGCGTATATCGGTGCCTTCAGTCCTGCCATTGCCATAACGGACACCAAGAAGGACTATGACGGCGTCTTGGCCGATCCGGCCAAAGTAAATCGACAGCTTCGGCTTCTGTGGCTTGGAATCGGGAGTGACGATTTTCTCTTCAACGCCGTCCATGAATCGCACGAGAATCTGGAGAAAGCTGGGATCAAACATGTCTGGGTTGTGAGTTCCGGGTCACATGTCTGGACGGTGTGGCGCAAGTACCTCGCCGACTTTGCGCCCAGGCTATTTCAGTGA
- a CDS encoding aldehyde dehydrogenase family protein: protein METTKNAAIHYPFWLNGEWISDGKATEIRAPYNGELIGTVSCGSRQHAELALDAAVRAFEQTRRLPSYERQRILATTARLLSERKEEFAQVLARESGKPIKIARFEVERTVFTLQVSSEEATRIGGEVLPLDLLPSTRGRWGIIRRFPVGPVIAIAAFNFPLILAAHKIGPAIAAGCSVILKPPPQDPITTLMLAKLFEEAGTPAGAINVLPLANEDASLLVQDTRARMLTFTGSITVGWELRNIAGRKRVLLELGGNAAAIVHRDADLEYAAQRCATGAFSYAGQSCVSVQRIFVHRDVQETFMQELIAAVQQLRVGDPLDEATDVGPMIRERDAVRALDWVQEAISGGARLLCGGQRKASLLQPTVLTGTSPRMRVNCQEIFAPVVTVEPYGDFESALHQVNDSPFGLQTGLFTRDASLIFRAYEELNVGGVIAGDIPTWRIDHMPYGGVKDSGTGREGVRYTIQEMTEMKLLVMNIA from the coding sequence ATGGAGACGACGAAGAATGCGGCAATTCATTACCCTTTTTGGCTGAATGGAGAGTGGATTTCCGACGGCAAAGCAACCGAAATACGCGCACCTTATAACGGCGAACTGATTGGCACTGTGAGCTGCGGATCCCGCCAACATGCAGAGCTTGCACTCGATGCGGCGGTGCGGGCTTTCGAGCAAACCAGGAGGCTTCCATCATATGAGCGCCAGCGGATACTCGCGACGACCGCTCGCCTGCTCAGCGAACGAAAGGAAGAATTTGCGCAAGTCCTGGCGAGAGAATCGGGAAAACCGATTAAGATAGCCCGCTTTGAGGTCGAACGAACCGTATTCACTCTTCAGGTGTCGAGCGAAGAGGCTACGCGGATTGGCGGGGAGGTACTTCCTCTCGATCTGCTTCCCTCAACCAGAGGGAGGTGGGGAATTATTCGGCGCTTTCCCGTCGGTCCGGTAATTGCGATTGCGGCGTTCAATTTTCCCCTGATCCTCGCTGCCCATAAGATTGGTCCAGCCATTGCTGCCGGCTGCAGTGTGATTTTGAAACCGCCGCCGCAGGATCCGATTACCACTCTAATGCTCGCCAAACTGTTCGAAGAGGCTGGAACTCCTGCCGGAGCCATAAACGTGCTCCCACTCGCAAATGAGGATGCCTCACTTCTGGTCCAAGACACCCGGGCACGAATGCTTACGTTCACAGGCTCTATTACCGTTGGTTGGGAGTTACGAAACATAGCAGGACGCAAGAGAGTTCTCTTGGAACTGGGCGGAAACGCTGCCGCGATCGTGCACAGAGACGCTGATCTCGAATACGCTGCACAACGATGCGCAACAGGCGCGTTCTCCTACGCTGGGCAGAGCTGCGTTTCAGTGCAGCGAATTTTCGTGCATCGCGACGTCCAGGAGACGTTCATGCAAGAGTTGATTGCGGCGGTGCAGCAACTGCGGGTTGGCGATCCTCTGGATGAAGCTACAGACGTAGGTCCTATGATTCGTGAGAGGGATGCAGTGCGGGCGCTTGACTGGGTGCAGGAAGCGATTTCCGGCGGAGCTCGTTTGCTCTGCGGTGGGCAACGGAAGGCGTCTCTTTTACAGCCTACCGTGCTCACAGGGACATCGCCGAGGATGCGTGTGAATTGTCAGGAAATCTTTGCCCCCGTTGTGACTGTCGAACCGTACGGCGACTTTGAGAGTGCACTTCACCAGGTCAATGATTCTCCTTTCGGTCTCCAGACGGGGCTATTCACTCGTGACGCAAGTTTGATCTTCCGTGCCTATGAAGAACTCAACGTGGGCGGTGTCATTGCCGGAGATATCCCGACATGGCGCATCGACCACATGCCCTATGGCGGCGTAAAAGACTCGGGAACTGGCCGAGAAGGCGTTCGCTATACCATCCAAGAGATGACCGAAATGAAGCTCCTCGTCATGAACATCGCATAG
- a CDS encoding YihY/virulence factor BrkB family protein: protein MRTSNVKAAWPTIRRSLITIYSDVYDEHLFVFAAGLSYYFVLSLFPLLISMASLLGYVPIPHLFEGFLSLMAKLVPGDGMSLVRNIVSDVTLRHRHFFTLGLIFTLWTVSSGFAAIIDGLDVVYRVHETRGVWKTRPIALGLTLVAGSLLLVAVGLMVEGTYFGVWLTGRYGLNPAILAAWHYLRWGIAVALSVLAVDLLYHFGPNVKQRFRDSLAGAIIAVMIWVGLSYLLGTYFRHFESLDKTYGPLGAAIGLYLWFYLSGFAILIGGEINFLLNEVRNRRVPHSFTSTRDQINNLKNAARS, encoded by the coding sequence ATGCGCACATCAAACGTGAAAGCCGCATGGCCGACAATTAGAAGATCGCTGATAACCATCTACTCCGATGTTTACGACGAACATCTCTTCGTCTTTGCCGCCGGCTTGTCGTACTATTTCGTACTCTCACTGTTCCCGCTGTTGATTTCGATGGCGTCGTTACTCGGGTATGTCCCCATCCCTCACCTGTTTGAGGGCTTCCTGAGCTTGATGGCCAAGCTTGTCCCAGGCGATGGAATGAGCTTAGTGCGTAACATCGTGTCCGACGTCACCCTGAGGCACAGACACTTCTTTACGCTCGGATTAATCTTCACGCTGTGGACAGTTTCGAGCGGATTCGCTGCCATTATCGACGGCCTCGATGTCGTTTATCGGGTTCACGAAACGCGGGGCGTTTGGAAGACACGCCCCATCGCGCTCGGACTGACATTGGTTGCGGGCTCCCTGTTACTCGTGGCGGTGGGACTGATGGTCGAGGGGACATACTTTGGAGTCTGGCTTACAGGTAGATATGGCCTGAATCCTGCCATACTTGCTGCCTGGCACTATCTCCGTTGGGGCATAGCTGTCGCCCTTTCGGTACTCGCAGTTGACCTGCTATACCATTTCGGTCCAAATGTGAAGCAGCGCTTCCGGGATAGCCTAGCCGGGGCGATTATTGCCGTCATGATTTGGGTTGGACTGTCATACCTGTTGGGTACTTACTTCCGACACTTCGAAAGCCTTGACAAGACTTATGGACCGCTGGGTGCCGCCATAGGCTTGTACCTCTGGTTCTACCTTTCCGGTTTTGCGATCCTGATTGGGGGCGAAATTAACTTCTTACTCAACGAAGTTAGAAATCGCAGAGTTCCCCATTCATTCACATCCACGCGTGACCAGATCAACAACCTGAAGAATGCCGCTAGGTCTTGA